A single genomic interval of Chloroherpetonaceae bacterium harbors:
- a CDS encoding NifU N-terminal domain-containing protein — MQVIDIQPTPNPNAMKFVVNGVFPPGSHAFMSAAEAEKDPLAKEIFALSGVTSVFYMNNFLTVSKAPNAAWDEIREGVVAALAKHGFRAT; from the coding sequence ATGCAAGTGATTGATATTCAGCCAACCCCTAACCCAAACGCAATGAAATTTGTTGTAAATGGGGTTTTTCCACCCGGCTCTCACGCCTTTATGTCAGCTGCGGAAGCAGAAAAAGACCCACTGGCGAAAGAAATCTTTGCACTGAGCGGCGTGACATCTGTATTCTATATGAATAACTTTCTTACTGTGAGCAAAGCGCCGAATGCGGCTTGGGACGAAATACGCGAAGGCGTCGTCGCAGCATTAGCAAAGCATGGATTCAGGGCGACCTAA
- a CDS encoding alpha/beta hydrolase-fold protein, whose amino-acid sequence MRFSGLLVLLSAFCLSLQAQIKFSISFPKSLESSSLDGRLLLMISTDSTSEPRYQIRDEFTTAQVFGIDVENWQPDKPAFIDASVLGYPIRSLRDLKAGKYFVQALLHRYETFRLKDGRVLKLPMDRGEGQNFRIAPGNLVSEVLTMTIDPKKNAVLRIQLTKKNPPIPEPKDTKYIKHIKIQSKLLTEFWGRPMYLGAHVLLPEGFDEHPEARYPLCIFHGHFSRDFSGFSETPPPADMDTSDYNERFKIYGYKKIQAEEAYNFYKIWTSKNFPRFLIVEIQHPNPYYDDSYAVNSANLGPYGDAITYELIPYIEKQFRGIGEGWARFLYGGSTGGWEALAAQIFYPDEYNGCFAACPDPVDFRAYTVVNIYKDKNAYYQEGPFRRTPRPGKRDYLGHISALLEDMNIKELVLGTKSRSGDQWDIWEAVFSPPGEDGYPKRIWNKLTGEIDHSVAEYWREHYDLQHIIKRDWPKIGHKLKGKIHIYCGDMDNYYLNNAVYLMEETLKSLDNPKAEAEVKYGDRFEHCWNGDPTLPNYITRLRYHTMYVQKILERIEKTAPPGADLKSWRY is encoded by the coding sequence ATGCGATTTTCTGGACTTCTTGTTCTGCTTAGTGCTTTCTGCCTATCACTTCAGGCGCAAATCAAATTCTCAATTTCTTTCCCAAAGAGCCTCGAGTCCAGTAGCCTCGACGGTCGCCTGCTTTTAATGATTTCTACTGACAGCACCAGCGAGCCACGCTATCAGATCCGTGATGAATTCACGACTGCTCAGGTCTTTGGCATTGACGTTGAGAACTGGCAGCCTGATAAACCTGCTTTCATTGACGCCAGTGTTTTAGGCTATCCGATTCGCAGTCTGCGCGACCTTAAAGCAGGCAAATACTTTGTGCAAGCCCTGCTGCACCGCTACGAAACCTTCAGGCTCAAAGATGGACGCGTGCTCAAGCTACCAATGGATCGCGGCGAAGGGCAAAACTTTCGCATTGCGCCCGGCAACCTCGTTAGCGAGGTGCTTACAATGACGATTGACCCTAAGAAAAACGCGGTGCTCCGTATCCAGCTCACCAAGAAAAATCCACCGATTCCTGAGCCGAAGGACACCAAATATATCAAGCACATTAAAATTCAAAGCAAGCTACTTACTGAATTCTGGGGTCGCCCGATGTATTTGGGCGCTCATGTGCTCCTGCCAGAAGGTTTTGATGAACATCCTGAAGCACGCTACCCGCTTTGCATCTTTCACGGACATTTTTCACGAGATTTTTCCGGCTTTAGCGAGACACCGCCCCCCGCCGATATGGACACCAGCGACTACAACGAGCGCTTCAAAATCTATGGCTACAAGAAAATTCAAGCTGAGGAAGCCTATAATTTTTACAAGATTTGGACCAGCAAAAATTTTCCGCGCTTTCTTATCGTCGAAATTCAGCATCCGAACCCTTACTATGATGATTCCTACGCCGTTAACTCCGCCAACTTAGGCCCATATGGCGACGCCATTACCTACGAGCTTATTCCCTACATCGAAAAGCAATTTCGTGGTATCGGCGAAGGCTGGGCACGCTTTCTTTACGGCGGCTCTACAGGCGGCTGGGAAGCACTGGCTGCACAAATCTTCTATCCTGATGAATACAACGGCTGCTTTGCCGCATGCCCTGACCCTGTTGATTTTCGCGCTTATACTGTGGTCAATATCTACAAGGACAAAAATGCTTACTATCAAGAAGGCCCTTTTCGGCGCACACCCCGCCCAGGCAAACGAGATTACTTGGGGCACATTAGCGCGCTGCTTGAAGATATGAACATCAAAGAACTGGTCTTAGGCACAAAGTCACGCTCTGGTGACCAGTGGGACATCTGGGAAGCTGTCTTTTCTCCTCCAGGTGAAGATGGCTACCCGAAGCGCATCTGGAATAAGCTCACTGGCGAGATAGATCATTCCGTTGCTGAATACTGGCGAGAGCACTACGACTTGCAGCATATCATTAAGCGTGACTGGCCCAAAATCGGTCATAAGCTTAAAGGCAAGATTCACATTTACTGTGGCGATATGGACAACTACTACCTTAACAACGCTGTGTATCTGATGGAGGAGACGCTAAAGAGTTTAGACAATCCAAAAGCCGAAGCTGAAGTAAAATACGGCGACCGCTTCGAGCATTGTTGGAATGGTGACCCCACACTCCCGAACTATATTACGCGCCTGCGCTATCATACGATGTATGTGCAAAAAATTCTCGAGCGCATCGAAAAGACTGCGCCGCCCGGTGCTGACCTTAAAAGCTGGCGGTATTAG
- a CDS encoding MFS transporter — MRPLLLSLSAVYLTYMLDYLIMPALTQAFVKAFDSSARELGALVSSYSLSASVFGLLGAMFLDRFNRKVALLVLYGGFVFSLLLCALAPSATYLIVARAIAGAFGGLMVATIFSIIGDHIAPEHQGVAFGTVLSSFAIAALVGVPLGLLLAERFGWNTTFFLNVLLSFLVWVWLLIQLPPMNAHLSQNSSRRAFSQAVAILSSRSNLAAFLVSALIAMASYAVIPFINPFLAANRGLSDSEIRWLYTAGGVATLFVSYPTGWLSDRFGRFRLFVAISFTLVPLTLLFATMPTSSYALIALIFVLFMSLSRARRIPALALITSSVSPEVRAGFMSVNAAFEQFFSGVSASVASLLVMRLPSGEIEGFLSAGVLSASVALIAAFCLRFVKEPCEDSMAQTLPQSVLSNGTFEE, encoded by the coding sequence ATGCGTCCGCTCCTTTTGTCGCTTTCAGCGGTTTACTTGACCTATATGCTGGACTATCTGATAATGCCCGCTTTGACGCAAGCATTTGTGAAGGCATTTGATTCTTCGGCAAGAGAATTAGGCGCATTGGTCTCATCTTATAGTTTGAGCGCAAGCGTGTTTGGACTGCTGGGCGCAATGTTTCTGGATCGATTTAATCGCAAGGTGGCGTTGCTTGTGCTTTACGGCGGGTTTGTGTTCTCGCTTCTCTTGTGCGCTCTTGCGCCGTCAGCGACGTATCTGATTGTGGCGCGAGCGATTGCAGGCGCATTTGGCGGTTTGATGGTGGCGACGATTTTTTCCATCATCGGCGACCACATTGCACCTGAACATCAAGGCGTCGCTTTCGGAACGGTGTTAAGTTCGTTTGCAATTGCAGCGCTGGTTGGCGTTCCGTTAGGACTGCTTCTTGCGGAGCGATTCGGTTGGAACACGACTTTCTTTCTCAATGTGCTTTTGAGTTTTCTTGTTTGGGTCTGGCTTTTGATTCAATTGCCACCGATGAACGCACATCTTTCGCAGAACAGTTCGAGACGAGCGTTTTCGCAAGCGGTCGCCATTCTCTCGTCGCGAAGCAACCTTGCGGCGTTTCTCGTCAGCGCGCTCATTGCTATGGCAAGTTACGCCGTGATTCCGTTCATCAATCCATTTCTTGCTGCCAATCGCGGACTTTCGGACTCGGAGATTCGTTGGCTTTACACAGCAGGCGGCGTAGCAACGCTTTTTGTGTCGTATCCCACAGGTTGGCTTTCAGATCGCTTTGGCAGGTTTCGGCTTTTCGTTGCCATCAGTTTCACGCTTGTTCCGCTGACGCTTCTGTTTGCGACCATGCCGACAAGCTCTTATGCGCTCATTGCGTTGATTTTTGTTCTTTTTATGTCGCTCTCACGGGCGCGGCGCATTCCTGCACTCGCATTGATTACGTCGAGCGTTTCGCCAGAAGTTCGCGCGGGATTTATGAGCGTCAATGCAGCATTTGAGCAGTTTTTTTCGGGTGTGTCCGCCTCCGTTGCAAGTTTGCTCGTGATGCGATTGCCGTCGGGAGAAATTGAAGGTTTTTTGTCGGCGGGCGTTTTGTCAGCAAGTGTTGCGTTAATAGCAGCGTTTTGTTTGCGCTTCGTCAAAGAGCCTTGCGAGGACAGCATGGCCCAAACCTTGCCGCAAAGCGTGTTGAGCAACGGAACATTTGAGGAGTGA
- a CDS encoding TonB-dependent receptor: MKKAYLIILFLGVSICTYAQTATLKGKVTTFDGDVAAGVSVFIKDTKIGTVTKADGSYRLEKLPAGTQTIVVSGVGYKRTERTVELLPDEETIADFVLEVEPVKAQDIVVYGASRRRQKLTEAPAAVTVITPTELERGSNHGQLGKILEHHQGIDVVQSGANDFNINARGFNNSINRRVLVLIDGRDPSTPLLNLQEWNSLATTVSDVQQIEVVRGPGSALFGTNAYNGVINITTYAPRDVLGTRAAFTFGEWNTYRGEFRHAQAFGNFAFKINGGFARMRNITLVSRDTTRGGYLEYPGLDIDRRPLEDDWLNTFNNILTIRGDYDFNTDERLTLEGGISNSGNEVYVNNIGRILIPLVNKPFVRLAYNSPHLNFQSVWNRRFTPFPQPVLNTPAANSAEDSDDITTELQVNGLFFENRLRAIAGISHQWQRIETAVSGAQPLLSANSLTRNNLHNTFTGIYGQLEYNLLPNLQLVGATRVDFSTLIETKVSPKAAIVYSPFENHTFRFTINQAFLRPSYPDFYRRSQLGAPINLASTVRAINDSLRLLGVSDTLTFSHLDRFSLGNPNIRPEEALSFEIGYRGVISRSLFVTIDAYLNRRRNFISSPLSVNAPLVFEPYRYTSATPEINAYVNRRLAEGIRAARINPVELVIAENRPVLAQTVANVGLIEEIGLEIGVNYYVTDNLLLMANYAYLDAKVLENAVPTQPIFPNTSPHRFNVGVSYNVPNKFDVSANLRYVESFPWLAGVQQGFVPAYAVLNLNGSYHVTRNWRIGFNVFNALDRRHYQIFGGTILRRQATVTTSVNF, encoded by the coding sequence ATGAAGAAAGCGTATCTCATCATTTTGTTTCTTGGCGTTAGCATTTGCACATATGCGCAGACAGCCACGCTCAAAGGCAAAGTCACGACCTTCGATGGTGATGTTGCTGCTGGCGTTTCCGTGTTCATCAAGGACACGAAGATTGGAACAGTTACGAAAGCCGATGGCTCATATCGTTTGGAGAAACTTCCAGCAGGCACGCAGACCATTGTTGTCTCTGGCGTAGGCTACAAGCGCACCGAGCGCACGGTTGAGCTTTTGCCAGATGAAGAAACCATTGCAGATTTTGTGCTTGAAGTCGAGCCTGTCAAGGCGCAAGACATCGTGGTCTATGGAGCATCACGCCGCAGACAAAAACTTACCGAAGCACCTGCCGCTGTGACGGTTATCACTCCAACAGAGTTGGAGCGTGGTTCGAATCACGGTCAATTGGGAAAAATCTTGGAGCATCATCAAGGCATTGATGTGGTGCAATCAGGTGCAAACGATTTTAACATCAATGCGCGCGGCTTCAACAACTCCATCAATCGTCGCGTCTTGGTCTTGATTGACGGGCGCGACCCCTCAACGCCTCTGCTAAACTTGCAAGAGTGGAACTCACTTGCCACGACCGTTTCCGATGTGCAACAAATTGAGGTCGTGCGCGGCCCAGGCTCTGCACTTTTCGGCACAAACGCCTACAACGGCGTGATTAACATCACCACCTACGCCCCGCGTGATGTGCTTGGCACACGAGCCGCCTTCACCTTCGGCGAGTGGAACACATATCGTGGCGAGTTCCGGCATGCGCAAGCCTTCGGCAACTTTGCCTTCAAAATCAACGGCGGCTTTGCAAGGATGCGAAATATTACGCTCGTCTCGCGTGACACCACAAGGGGTGGATACTTGGAATATCCTGGACTTGACATTGACCGCCGTCCGCTCGAGGATGACTGGCTTAACACCTTCAACAACATTCTTACCATTCGCGGTGATTACGATTTCAATACCGATGAACGGCTCACGCTCGAAGGCGGCATTTCCAACAGCGGCAATGAGGTGTATGTGAACAACATTGGTCGCATTCTGATCCCTCTCGTCAACAAGCCGTTCGTTCGCCTTGCTTACAATTCGCCTCACTTGAACTTTCAATCCGTTTGGAACCGACGCTTTACGCCATTTCCGCAGCCCGTCTTGAACACGCCTGCTGCAAACTCCGCCGAAGATTCCGACGACATCACAACGGAATTGCAAGTCAACGGTCTTTTCTTCGAGAATCGCTTGCGTGCCATTGCAGGCATCTCACATCAGTGGCAACGCATTGAGACAGCCGTTTCAGGCGCGCAGCCCCTGCTTAGTGCAAATTCGCTCACGCGCAACAACTTGCACAACACCTTCACAGGCATTTATGGACAACTTGAATACAATCTCCTCCCGAATCTTCAACTCGTAGGTGCAACACGCGTGGATTTTTCAACCTTGATTGAAACGAAGGTTTCACCGAAAGCTGCTATTGTGTATTCGCCGTTTGAAAACCACACATTCCGTTTCACTATCAATCAGGCGTTTTTGCGCCCGAGTTATCCTGATTTTTATCGACGCTCGCAACTTGGCGCGCCAATTAACCTTGCTTCGACGGTGCGCGCTATCAACGATTCGTTGCGACTTCTTGGCGTGAGCGATACGCTGACATTCTCGCATCTCGATCGCTTCTCGCTTGGCAATCCGAACATTCGTCCCGAAGAGGCCTTGTCGTTTGAAATTGGTTACAGAGGCGTCATTTCGCGCTCGCTTTTCGTTACGATCGATGCATATCTGAACCGCCGGAGAAATTTCATCTCGTCGCCGCTCAGCGTCAATGCACCGCTGGTGTTCGAGCCGTATCGCTACACGAGTGCTACGCCTGAAATCAACGCATATGTGAATCGTCGCCTGGCGGAAGGGATTCGTGCTGCAAGGATTAATCCTGTTGAACTCGTCATTGCGGAAAATCGCCCAGTGCTCGCCCAAACAGTGGCTAATGTTGGCTTGATTGAAGAGATTGGCCTAGAAATCGGCGTAAATTATTACGTAACGGATAACCTTCTGCTTATGGCGAACTATGCGTATCTGGATGCAAAAGTTTTGGAGAATGCTGTGCCGACACAGCCGATTTTCCCGAACACGTCGCCACACCGTTTCAATGTAGGCGTGTCTTACAACGTGCCGAACAAGTTCGATGTCTCAGCAAATCTTCGCTATGTCGAGAGCTTTCCATGGCTTGCGGGTGTGCAACAAGGCTTCGTGCCTGCCTACGCCGTGCTAAACTTGAACGGCAGCTATCATGTGACACGAAATTGGCGCATCGGCTTCAATGTCTTCAACGCCCTTGACCGCCGTCATTACCAAATTTTCGGCGGAACAATTTTGCGCCGGCAAGCTACTGTTACAACGAGCGTTAACTTTTAA
- a CDS encoding tetratricopeptide repeat protein, which translates to MKETCTLLFALAMLLAASACNDPKAKAREDIQNLQEAVKYAPNNPKIFLRLGAAYASLGEYDKAIPAYQKAVELNPTDTATLSLLGIMAFQLERYSDAVDAFKKIAALKPNSRDAYRNIGNAYVKMKKFEEARDAYKKALAIDSMDVDAHYSLGICYYELGERDSVRLCYERIKDKNTYLAGALFRKLSK; encoded by the coding sequence ATGAAAGAGACTTGCACCTTGCTTTTTGCCCTTGCGATGCTGCTTGCAGCCAGTGCCTGCAACGACCCTAAGGCAAAGGCGCGCGAGGACATTCAAAACTTGCAAGAAGCTGTTAAATACGCACCAAACAACCCTAAAATCTTCCTACGGCTCGGCGCTGCATATGCGTCGCTCGGTGAATACGACAAAGCAATTCCTGCGTACCAAAAAGCTGTAGAGTTGAATCCGACCGACACGGCTACGCTCTCGCTTCTTGGCATTATGGCTTTTCAGCTTGAGCGATACAGTGATGCAGTTGATGCATTTAAGAAAATTGCAGCCTTGAAGCCCAACAGCCGCGATGCCTATCGCAACATTGGCAACGCTTATGTCAAAATGAAGAAGTTTGAAGAGGCTCGCGATGCATACAAGAAAGCCCTCGCTATTGATTCAATGGATGTGGACGCTCACTACAGCCTTGGCATCTGTTACTACGAATTAGGTGAGCGTGATTCAGTGCGGCTTTGCTACGAGCGCATCAAGGACAAAAACACTTACCTTGCAGGTGCTTTGTTTCGCAAGCTCTCAAAATAA
- a CDS encoding DUF2452 domain-containing protein, which produces MHGKEIDLSKLDLEKMKTKTADSPGLLPFAHTVGSAVIKPEDMGKLKGRAVMAMRQQTEMQIAQIYEQMALLAEQVQAIKRRVEISERIYAAKMSFEPLISHTYYLYRRPDGEDVLSLIAPSEWGRSQRSLEFVAKVRLLADHTWEVLEGEL; this is translated from the coding sequence ATGCACGGGAAAGAAATCGATCTCTCCAAGCTTGATTTGGAGAAGATGAAGACGAAAACGGCTGATTCGCCTGGCTTATTACCGTTTGCTCATACAGTCGGCAGCGCAGTGATTAAGCCTGAGGATATGGGCAAGCTTAAAGGTCGGGCAGTCATGGCTATGCGCCAGCAAACGGAGATGCAAATTGCGCAAATTTATGAGCAGATGGCACTCCTTGCTGAGCAAGTGCAAGCAATCAAAAGACGCGTAGAAATCTCAGAGCGCATTTATGCGGCAAAGATGTCTTTCGAGCCACTTATTTCACACACGTATTATCTCTATCGCCGTCCCGACGGCGAAGATGTGCTTTCGTTGATTGCCCCATCAGAGTGGGGACGTAGCCAGCGGTCGCTAGAGTTTGTTGCAAAGGTGCGACTGTTAGCTGACCATACTTGGGAAGTCTTAGAGGGCGAACTTTAG
- a CDS encoding tetratricopeptide repeat protein yields MQYDDALRRAIEESEKETFELAALEQRCIAEPQNAVAHFALAEVLALRGRFAEAAKAYHAALTCNPNYIEALVGLGLVELQRGEIVSAVEALSKAAALSPQSAEIHFYLGNALDDAGKNEEAIKAFETALDLKPDYEEVHLALGFLYYRIGNQKGVREQYRVLQALQSPLAEQLARLL; encoded by the coding sequence ATGCAGTATGATGATGCATTGCGTCGCGCCATCGAGGAATCGGAGAAAGAAACATTTGAGCTGGCTGCCTTAGAACAGCGCTGCATAGCTGAACCACAAAATGCAGTTGCACATTTTGCTCTGGCGGAAGTGCTCGCTTTACGCGGTCGCTTTGCTGAAGCCGCTAAAGCATACCACGCTGCACTAACCTGCAATCCCAATTACATTGAAGCACTGGTGGGCTTAGGCCTTGTGGAGTTGCAGCGGGGTGAAATCGTTTCTGCAGTGGAGGCTTTGTCCAAAGCGGCAGCTCTATCCCCCCAATCTGCAGAAATTCACTTCTATTTAGGCAATGCGCTCGATGATGCAGGCAAAAACGAAGAAGCCATCAAAGCTTTTGAGACAGCGCTCGACTTGAAGCCAGATTACGAGGAAGTGCATCTTGCCTTAGGTTTTCTTTACTACCGCATTGGCAACCAGAAGGGCGTGCGTGAGCAATATCGCGTGCTTCAAGCTTTGCAAAGTCCCTTAGCTGAACAACTCGCAAGACTGCTCTAA
- the lpxK gene encoding tetraacyldisaccharide 4'-kinase, which yields MRFFLYIAAWLYGLTVSVRNWLFDRGILCAAPSAIPVISVGNLTVGGVGKTPTVDWIVKFYQREGKRVAVVSRGYKRKTKGVVLVGDGELVRVSADEAGDEPLMLARRNPTAIVVVAEKRLEAIKFIEQHFQNRLPDVVVLDDGFQHRWLRRTLDIVVIHAEQNVFKDSLLPLGRLREPTQSLARAQLILLSKVTKYLDLQPLLKGLEPFQKPIVHSSVKIVGLRSFFSSELVPLGTQPFLYTWAFAFSGIGDPKNFMETLQYAGLIVEHAKHFPDHHDYTEADIDFILSETVRHGSNIIVTTEKDFYRLKAKDKLFERLRQAPCFYLEIEFEMKQGCDKLEALLRAAAQAKHIGTN from the coding sequence TTGCGCTTTTTTCTCTACATTGCTGCGTGGCTATATGGCTTAACAGTCAGCGTACGGAATTGGCTCTTCGACAGAGGCATACTGTGCGCTGCGCCGTCTGCAATCCCTGTTATCTCCGTAGGCAATCTCACGGTAGGTGGAGTGGGCAAAACGCCCACAGTGGATTGGATTGTCAAATTCTACCAGCGTGAAGGCAAGCGCGTGGCAGTAGTGTCACGCGGCTACAAGCGCAAGACTAAAGGCGTGGTCTTGGTCGGTGATGGGGAACTGGTGCGCGTCAGTGCCGATGAAGCGGGTGATGAACCCTTGATGCTGGCACGTCGAAATCCGACGGCAATTGTCGTGGTAGCCGAAAAGCGTCTCGAGGCTATAAAGTTTATTGAGCAGCACTTCCAAAATCGCTTGCCAGATGTCGTCGTGCTGGATGATGGGTTTCAGCATCGGTGGCTACGGCGCACGCTCGATATAGTCGTGATTCACGCTGAGCAGAATGTGTTTAAGGACTCGCTCCTGCCACTGGGCAGATTGCGTGAGCCGACACAAAGCCTTGCACGTGCACAGCTCATCTTGCTCTCGAAGGTAACGAAGTATCTTGACCTGCAGCCTTTGCTCAAAGGATTAGAGCCATTTCAAAAGCCGATTGTGCATTCCAGCGTAAAAATCGTGGGATTGCGCAGTTTCTTTTCATCTGAACTAGTGCCACTGGGCACGCAGCCTTTTCTTTACACTTGGGCATTTGCGTTTTCAGGTATCGGCGACCCCAAAAACTTTATGGAAACTTTGCAGTATGCGGGACTGATTGTGGAACACGCTAAGCACTTCCCTGACCATCACGACTACACTGAAGCTGATATTGACTTTATTCTGAGCGAGACAGTGCGACACGGCTCCAACATTATCGTTACAACGGAAAAAGACTTCTATCGGCTCAAGGCGAAGGACAAACTCTTTGAGCGACTAAGGCAGGCTCCCTGTTTTTACCTTGAAATTGAGTTCGAGATGAAACAGGGCTGTGATAAATTGGAGGCACTGCTGCGGGCTGCAGCACAAGCAAAGCACATAGGAACGAATTGA
- a CDS encoding ribonuclease H-like domain-containing protein produces MSETSVAAFVAADAQQSLAQSFLSNELLYGKDREAGLIAVHQISDTQVRLYKRENGQLTYRDEPFYPFFFISNPGLLSGYKAEVGGGFWLKELEGSNYYKHLAIFKSWKDYRAALDFAADAKRKLSTGESHLTTDEEGDWRIDEIYAKGDAASQYLFHTGKTLFKGMTFQDLRRMQLDIETYYDKESQQLSGLQIGRDKIIIISLADSTGWEEVLHIKQYSEKEMLERLVEIIRERDPDVIEGHNIFSFDLPYIQRRCDLYGIKFAVGRDGSTPRSYPASIRFAERTVEYPYCEIAGRHVVDTYFLVQWFDIAKRAMPSYSLKECAKYFGFATEGRTYIEHKDIAETWDKAPEKLLAYALDDVRETRKLSELLSGSNFYMTQMMPFSYAQVSRMGPAAKIEALFVREYLRHKHSIPRPQQGQQESGGFTEVFLKGILGPIVYADVESLYPSIMLTYNICPATDERRLFPRILADLKNLRLAAKARMKEAKKEGDTITADLYDAMQNSFKILINAMYGYLGFRAGIFNDYSEADRVTTTGQMIAKKMIAEFEKRGCRIVEVDTDGIYFIPPPEVQTEEQEAALVKAVSATMPEGISIAYDGRFKKMISYMKKNYLLQGYDGKIKIKGSSLVSRSAEKFGRDFVRKGFECLLNEDIAGLHRLYVETRERILSKSMHVSEFSRTETLKSSLEEYKEEVKAGRRNKAITYEIAIKKKLQVSKGDRITYYVTGSGLTGNYAERGKLASDWDPEKPDQNVDFYLKRLDEFAEKFREFFKPSDFSKIFTVDELFGFSPEGIELIKEIHHRDTAELEDEVPF; encoded by the coding sequence ATGTCTGAGACATCTGTAGCCGCTTTCGTTGCAGCGGATGCGCAGCAGTCGCTGGCGCAGAGTTTTTTATCCAATGAACTGCTTTATGGCAAAGACCGTGAAGCAGGTCTTATTGCTGTGCATCAAATTTCAGATACTCAAGTGCGGCTCTACAAGCGGGAAAACGGGCAGCTTACTTACCGTGATGAACCGTTCTATCCCTTCTTCTTTATTTCAAATCCTGGGCTTCTGAGCGGCTACAAAGCTGAAGTGGGCGGCGGATTCTGGCTGAAGGAATTGGAAGGCAGTAACTACTACAAGCACTTAGCCATCTTCAAGAGCTGGAAAGACTACCGTGCCGCATTGGACTTTGCGGCAGACGCAAAGCGAAAGCTCTCAACAGGTGAGAGCCACCTTACAACCGATGAAGAGGGAGACTGGCGCATAGATGAGATTTACGCCAAAGGCGATGCAGCCTCCCAGTATCTGTTTCACACGGGTAAAACGCTCTTCAAGGGAATGACCTTTCAGGACCTGCGCCGAATGCAACTGGACATTGAGACCTACTACGACAAAGAGTCGCAGCAGCTTTCAGGTTTGCAAATTGGGCGCGATAAAATCATCATCATTTCTCTTGCTGACTCTACAGGCTGGGAGGAAGTCTTGCATATCAAGCAATACTCAGAAAAAGAAATGCTGGAGCGCCTCGTGGAGATTATCCGAGAGCGAGACCCCGATGTCATCGAAGGGCACAACATTTTTAGCTTCGACCTGCCTTACATTCAGCGCCGCTGCGACCTATACGGTATAAAGTTTGCAGTCGGGCGCGATGGCTCAACGCCGCGCAGCTACCCTGCAAGCATTCGCTTTGCGGAGCGCACCGTAGAGTATCCCTACTGTGAGATTGCTGGACGGCACGTGGTCGACACCTATTTTCTTGTGCAGTGGTTCGATATTGCAAAGCGCGCAATGCCGAGTTACAGTCTCAAAGAATGCGCAAAGTATTTCGGCTTTGCGACTGAAGGTCGCACCTACATTGAGCACAAGGACATTGCGGAAACATGGGACAAGGCGCCTGAAAAACTGCTCGCATATGCTTTAGATGATGTGCGAGAGACGCGCAAGCTCTCGGAGTTGCTATCAGGCAGCAACTTTTATATGACCCAGATGATGCCGTTCAGCTACGCACAAGTCTCACGAATGGGGCCAGCAGCGAAAATTGAAGCGCTTTTCGTGCGAGAGTATTTGCGCCATAAGCACTCCATTCCACGCCCGCAGCAAGGTCAGCAGGAGAGCGGTGGCTTTACAGAAGTCTTTCTCAAAGGCATCTTAGGCCCGATTGTGTATGCCGATGTGGAGTCGCTTTACCCGAGCATTATGCTAACCTACAACATTTGCCCTGCAACCGATGAACGACGGCTATTTCCGAGAATTCTGGCTGACCTCAAGAACCTCCGCCTTGCTGCCAAAGCACGAATGAAAGAAGCAAAGAAAGAAGGCGACACCATTACGGCTGACCTCTACGATGCCATGCAAAATTCGTTCAAGATACTAATCAACGCGATGTATGGCTACTTGGGCTTTCGCGCTGGTATCTTCAACGACTACAGTGAAGCCGACCGCGTAACGACCACAGGGCAAATGATTGCGAAGAAAATGATTGCTGAGTTCGAGAAGCGCGGTTGCCGCATCGTGGAAGTGGATACAGATGGGATTTACTTCATTCCGCCGCCTGAGGTGCAAACCGAAGAACAAGAAGCGGCACTGGTAAAAGCGGTCTCTGCCACGATGCCCGAGGGCATCTCAATTGCTTACGATGGTCGCTTCAAGAAAATGATTTCATATATGAAAAAGAATTACCTCCTGCAGGGCTATGACGGAAAAATCAAAATCAAAGGCTCCTCACTTGTCAGTCGCAGCGCAGAAAAGTTTGGGCGCGATTTTGTCCGAAAAGGCTTCGAGTGCTTGCTGAATGAAGACATCGCTGGCTTGCATCGACTCTATGTGGAAACACGTGAGCGCATTTTGAGCAAATCAATGCATGTTTCAGAATTCAGTCGCACCGAAACCTTGAAAAGTAGCCTCGAGGAGTATAAAGAAGAAGTAAAGGCGGGTAGACGCAACAAAGCCATTACCTACGAGATTGCAATCAAGAAGAAATTGCAAGTGAGCAAAGGCGACCGCATTACTTACTATGTAACTGGCTCAGGGCTGACTGGAAACTATGCAGAGCGGGGCAAGCTGGCAAGCGACTGGGATCCAGAGAAACCCGACCAGAATGTCGACTTTTACCTCAAGCGCCTTGATGAGTTTGCTGAAAAGTTTCGGGAGTTTTTTAAGCCCAGCGATTTCAGCAAAATTTTTACAGTTGATGAGTTGTTCGGCTTCTCGCCAGAAGGGATTGAGCTTATCAAGGAAATTCATCACCGTGACACAGCAGAGCTGGAAGATGAAGTGCCCTTCTAA